A stretch of Solenopsis invicta isolate M01_SB chromosome 9, UNIL_Sinv_3.0, whole genome shotgun sequence DNA encodes these proteins:
- the LOC105199170 gene encoding AP-2 complex subunit mu: protein MIGGLFVYNHKGEVLISRVYRDDIGRNAVDAFRVNVIHARQQVRSPVTNIARTSFFHIKRANIWLAAVTKQNVNAAMVFELLLKIIDVMQSYFGKISEENIKNNFVLIYELLDEILDFGYPQNCDTGVLKTFITQQGVKSATKEEQAQITSQVTGQIGWRREGIKYRRNELFLDVLEYVNLLMSPQGQVLSAHVAGKVVMKSYLSGMPECKFGINDKIVMEAKGMKGGGGLGGGGDDPTGARSGKPVVVIDDCQFHQCVKLSKFETEHSISFIPPDGEFELMRYRTTKDISLPFRVIPLVREVGRTKMEVKAVLKSNFKPSLLGQKIEVRVPTPLNTAGVQLICLKGKAKYKASENAIVWKIKRMAGMKETQLSAEIDLLETDTKKKWTRPPISMNFEVPFAPSGFKVRYLKVFESKLNYSDHDVIKWVRYIGRSGLYETRC, encoded by the exons ATGATAGGGGGTTTATTTGTTTACAACCACAAGGGGGAGGTACTCATCTCTCGAGTATATCGGGATGATATTGGTCGTAACGCAGTGGATGCGTTTCGCGTCAACGTTATCCATGCGCGACAACAAGTACGCTCGCCTGTAACCAACATTGCCAGAACATCGTTTTTCCATATAAAACGCGCTAATATCTGGTTAGCTGCCGTCACCAAACAAAATGTTAATGCAGCCATGGTATTCGAGTTGCTGCTAAAGATCATAGATGTTATGCAATCATATTTTGGCAAAATTTCAGAAGAGAACATTAAGAACAATTTCGTGCTCATTTATGAGCTGCTTGATG agATTCTTGATTTTGGATATCCACAGAACTGTGATACAGGAGTGCTGAAGACGTTTATCACTCAACAAGGCGTGAAATCAGCTACTAAGGAAGAACAAGCTCAAATAACATCGCAAGTCACCGGCCAGATCGGATGGAGACGAGAGGGCATCAAGTACAGGCGTAACGAGCTTTTCTTGGATGTACTTGAATATGTGAATCTATTAATGAGTCCTCAGGGTCAAGTTCTCAGCGCGCATGTTGCCGGAAAG gtGGTAATGAAATCCTATTTGTCCGGCATGCCGGAATGCAAGTTTGGGATTAATGACAAGATCGTTATGGAAGCTAAGGGCATGAAAGGTGGTGGGGGATTGGGAGGCGGCGGTGATGATCCTACAGGTGCTAGATCCGGCAAACCGGTTGTCGTTATTGATGACTGTCAATTTCATCAATGCGTTAAGCTTAGCAAATTTGAGACCGAACATTCCATTAGTTTTATACCGCCGGATGGTGAATTCGAACTAATGAG ATACCGTACCACGAAGGATATATCATTGCCCTTCCGAGTGATACCCTTAGTACGCGAGGTGGGCCGAACGAAAATGGAGGTCAAGGCGGTCCTAAAATCAAACTTCAAACCTTCATTGCTGGGGCAGAAGATAGAAGTGCGTGTACCGACACCGTTAAATACTGCCGGCGTACAGCTGATATGTTTGAAGGGTAAGGCGAAATACAAAGCATCGGAGAATGCAATTGTCTGGAAGATCAAGCGCATGGCCGGTATGAAGGAGACGCAGTTGTCCGCAGAAATCGATTTACTAGAAACGGATACGAAGAAGAAGTGGACGAGGCCACCGATATCGATGAATTTCGAAGTGCCGTTTGCGCCTTCCGGCTTCAAAGTGCGCTACTTGAAAGTTTTTGAATCCAAATTGAATTACTCTGATCACGATGTGATAAAATGGGTTCGTTACATAGGGCGCAGCGGCTTATATGAGACGCGATGTTAA